The Argiope bruennichi chromosome 9, qqArgBrue1.1, whole genome shotgun sequence nucleotide sequence CATTCAAAGCAACACTTCAAAATACCTAAGTAATTGGACTACCTCCACAGACTCAAGAAAAATAGTATCTTTAGTCAAATATTGTCTCAGAATGCAATTCCTAAAACTGTATTCACATTCTCGTCATTCCTGTATGAATCCGACTGAAGAAATTACCAGGGTTCACTTTCATTTTAACCTTCCTGTTcccattaataaaaaagaaaatgtgttgGAATACCTTAGACAATTAGCCatggaagtcattaataaaatccctaaatgAGACATTAAACTGTAGGTAGTGGCATCTATATTGCAATTCCTCGGACTAGTTTCTCTCTATGTCAATGAAATCGAGACTTTTGTTCCGTTATCAGAAGCGAACTACtagcaatcgatgagggacttAAGACCATTCtatacgaaaataattataagaacttTTGGATTCTTACCAATAGCCAcagctcaatggaacaccttaacaattggacctatgttggagataaagcaagtttgtctattcttcagaagttgaagctgatttcactccTACATGATATTGATTTCCAGCGGATCACATCCCATGTGGATCTACatggtaacgaaatagcagacacgtttgcaaagaaaggaagcagcctagcgacttcatcttctgctgaaCTCGCATACTTAGAACTCTTCTCTCAGGCAAAATCCCTAAAAAAAGTATTGGATGGTACTctctactcatgattggtatagggCCAGTCCTaaattcttccttgtgatagaaaaaccaacacttgcttGTCGCACCTTGCCAGTGTCTtctcttttctcagggtgaaaattCTTGCCCACTTTGCCCAAAATGCCTCtaacatcaggcctctgctgaacatattctagactgttaGGACTtaggggagaaatttattcttctcccttcctcatTTTTGACATTCTTCTTGCCAACAGATATTGAGATTTGGTTTGACTAAGTcaggccatggagattagcaataacaacaacaacagattttttaagaattagctaatacaattattttactttctctgcTAGACTCCCCTTCTGCTCTTCTTCTTTGTATCCGAGAGGAATATTAAGCATTAAGATAATATTACTTATCCCATTCATTGAAACAATCTTATTCATTAACAAAGtgcaatttttgtatttagtacttactttttaaattttgtagggTTATGCAATGATAAATTTCCCATGatatatctttctttatatatataattaatgttttaatacctgtttttaaatttatttgcatcgATCGCTTATTACTATCATTATTAATCAAGGCTTTAAATTGTTTACGTgattatttgttctattttatgtaattttaaatgtttacataaaGCTGtcatttaatcttattaaaacacattttcaacATCTAAAGCATTtagtttctagatattttttcacttaaaactgCAAAGCAAGAGTAAAAGTACATTAATCTTCCTTTATGTTTATATAAGGAATACCATAATACAGTGGTGAGAATAACGACCATCTATAATTTTACGATATCTactaaattttctgaataattgtCTTgtgaatcaaatttgtaaatggactaatcccccccccaattttccttcatttcaaaagttaaacATGAGAAAAAGTAATAAGTTAAATTGAAAGTCAAATTAACCTTAAATATTGCattcaattatattcatattgttttaaaaagtacaatGCACTacaagaaatagttttttttttctttttgctagtCCTGTTGTTTTTCCACCACCATATGACATCAAGAACCACATATTTCTCAATCAAAATAAAggtaattaaatttcatgtcCTTTCacacattaaagaaaataagaaccAAGTCACATTTCTGAATTCATAgcaaagaactaaataaaaagtatattaaaagtcctaaaataaaaaaaaaaaataactaaaagcaataaatttaagaagaatatttgtatttcattcatcacatattttaatatagcatttatatacaaattatattaaatgctgaaaacatttataaaaaataaaaatgtggtttaaatgctaatgaaacaaaatgctaatttcaaattttgacattccaaaaaaaatctgataaaattttctaCCTTGAAGAGttgttgtaattttgaaattatgttgtaagTCTATTTGCAaggaataaatcaataaattaaatacagtGATTCACAATTtgctctttaaaaattatatggttCTTCATCAAACTTCagtaaactttttaaagtaaaacttgaaatgcattttcaaatattaaatagtcAAAAGTAAATACAAACTATTCTGACTGAAATAATCAactaattatttagttttatttcttgaatttagagcattatttataagaaagttcTTAATACACAAACCTCTCTTCTCTTCAAATGCTGCCCAAGAAAAATGAATACTAGGCTTTCTTGGTAAATGAATTTTACATGCTCTCTCATAGACCTCACTTGCACCTTCTGGTTGTCGTTCTTCCATATACTTAGcatactaaaaaagaaaataaaaataccgagaaaatactgtaaattagtaataaattatgaatatctgAAAGTGTgcaagatatttttagaatttatatctgCCACAACATTAACCAGAGTATGTTCTGGTCTTATTAAGgagggaaaagaaagaaaaatgacttttaatctcttaaaacagaaaaaaattaaaattcaagtttttatagaacaaatttacaaaattacataatttttttaaagatttattctttttataatatatattcattatttctactatttaataaataaaaacaatttttattaaatttttttttaatttgaaaaatctattattttcagaaaattagcaGTTGTAGTTTCAGTTTCCTTACACTGTTGCCATGATATATTTacctttaattgaattttttttttttaaataggtaatggcaaaagtcaattttatatattaagctAATTAAACCACTAGGGATATCAAATTCTGTGGATTTATGGAGGATCCATTTATAAAAACTCtccagaataattattttgataactaataaaatcagaatttaatgcaaatattttataatacaaaaaggaATCAATCATCCTCTTTTGGGCTTCCATTATCACAAAGatataagttgaaaattattataaaagataaattgatttctatttaaattgtttcaatcaatcttgtgaatttttaataaatattatataaactattttagaaatacaagcacacacgcacacacttcaaaaaataaaattaaaaatttcaaaaaattatttatagatgcTATGATAACTCGtatgcatttaaacatttttagggAAAAGATTTATTagtcctttaatttttttaaaaatatatatgcttaaattcaataaaatcagcCTTTAAGCATTTATGAAAGTAATGggaaaagttacaaaataaaaagttatattcacCTTCAACCACATGTCTTCATATAAAGCACAAGCTATCATACATCTCTCAAACAGTATAACTGTGCTTTCATGACTTccattttctatttcataatctAAATAATCTTTCCAATTTTTCAGTTGAGCTCTCTCTAACGTTTTCACATGAAAATAAGGCCTCTTGATCTGAAAGGAAATAACAGAAAACATGCCAATTAAAGACATTCAACAGACTGTTATTAAAGTTACCCTAGAGGGACTACAGTAAGTTGCATACCTTTCCATACCTGAACCAGGCTGCGGTCATGATAAAGAAATCAGGGCTTCAAAAATCATTCTCACCATAGAAACTGCATGTAAATGGTCATATACAGACATTGTTATATACATAATTCTATGCACAGAGGCATGCAGCTTTGTTTGTGGTTTCTTTTACACCATTATGGTGCTTTATACTTAGCATTAAAATGATAATCAATCTACTCACCGCCTCTTCAAAAGACCAGCGTTTTCCCacttctatttcatttttctcatgTAAGATTTTTCTCTTCTctactatttttttcttcatcagtTCAATTTCTTCAGTAGTCAtctatgagagagagagagttataACTGGTAAAGATTAAATATCCTAAGAATTCAACATGTGCAAATAGTTATTTTTGAGAATTAGTGAATCACATTTGACAAGTATCAGTAAGTCAAAAGagattattactaattgctactgaataaacatataattgccttttttttcttcatatattctgcaaattagtaaatatgcttttataataCGTTTCTtcttcattctataattgtggtCTTGactataaaaatctattaatacttacaaaAACTAAACTGATCTGAATAGCTGCAAtaacacaaaaattcttttagtcCTGAAACAATGATTAAAGAAAATCATTCAGAACTTTCATCAACATATGCATCTTactccaaaaaattataaataagagatgcacataaaataaatacatatacaaataataatccTGGTTTATTTAAGATTATTAGCTTTATCTTGATTACAATTATTTACAGTACGTTGTTTATACATTATTAGAGTTGCCACTGATACATGGAAAAAGAATTCCCTGTACATACAATCAAAATACAAGGAAATGTGCAAACATTAGTGTACTggttttaatgtaatataattttaagaagtagaaaaagcaaggaaagaaagaaacaatttaacattacttgaaatagcattttaaaaggtttatatttacatagaGAAAGGGGGATATATTACGTCTCATGCTGTTCAGTTGCAAGTcgcacaaaattaaggactcagGTGGGGGGAAAAAACCCCATTTTTACAGGACACAAATTATTTAACGATTACTTACACAAATttattacaaagcaagattactaTTCATTTTGGCCAATTCAAGTATTTGAGCAAATTTTGCATACTTTTCAGCCATTAGTTTCATGGAGCTGCTTCACATATAAGATATGACACTTTTTTACTGCCTAATATACAGTTATTAGCTAATTCACTTTCAgtcaacataaataaaaacatttataaaattactgaatacATTAAAGGACAAATCAGatgcaacaagttttaatttcattactttcaatactataaataatgcgggagaaaaaaaaaaaggaccaaagatttttttttttacataaatggatacttattaattaaaagtataagagCCAAAACTTTCCAAATGTAGAACCAAAACCAAATTGGCATCGCAACTCTATGTGCATGATTCTAATTCACAACAAAACAAGCATCAGTTTAAGCTGTTTATATTGAAAGATGTCCAAATTATTGACGTTAaagatggaaaataataataatctatacttataataaagctcaatatgtgtgtgttaACACTCAACAGgtcagactgtttgacctacagctaccaaatttggtacatgtataccttggaggtcaggaatATACACCTGGGGtccttctttttgaatttttaattagaattttaattattaattaagaagtaactttcccgccaaaaaaaatcttcatttcccctcCGCCAGATGAGTAAGGCTTAAATTTCCCCCAGGctaatgagattaggcttaacatttttagaccgattattcagagactttcattttaaaatttgtcggGTGACATAAACATGTTAAGAACTATTCTAGAGTTAGAAAATACacataaatttttagattaagaaTGTGTTCTATTTCCCATGGAAGTGATAAGTTGTTAAATAAGAAGTTAACaactaaatgttaaaagaatattgaTCATTGATCAGTAAAAATGCTGCCATATAAAgatgcttgaaaaataaatttattcttttagctCTGTGCCTagttcagtgattttttttttttttttttataaatacagtaactatattaaaaatacatgacaaagaaattaaagttatGGCTGAAAAATCCCAATTTAAACATTTTGGATAAATACACCTCTTTCCACATTGTTAGTTATGTCCAAATCTCTTAATCTAATGAAAGCAAAGACACATTGTCTATAATTAAAACACCCACACCCACAGGTAATTCCAAGCCTATTTCTCTTCAGTTTctaatatacatatacatttttaatttatatattttttaacagtagtatttaaaatatatgtagctAAGATATGTAGATtcgtatattattaaaatttcagatgaaaagGATTACATTTTGATCTTAATATTTTTGTCACTTTACTCTTGAAGTATTAAATTTAACACTGAAGCGCTGTCAATTCTCAGATGTCAACTCCCAGGAAAAACCTCTAAACTTTTATGCATTCCCCACAtgattattttgccaaaataaGGATGGGATGAACAAAAAATGCATCTAACGCGACGGAAGTTAAGGACAAGGTTTAACAAGGAATTTTagaaacacttttaaattaatttttggataactttgcttaataaaaataattacttcattgtctcaatattcaaattcaaatcaaaattgaaaaaatgatttatattttctttggtataactttaaacatataattaatctttgaaaatagagaaaaaataccCAGAATTTCAGATCAGTAATATTTACAGCTATATCTTCGGATAATACCATTTATCTATATACGGCGCATGTATGCACATCATTAAAGACCAAATAACTAACTGATTGATGAGCTGTATGCTGCAACTATTGAGATAGATCATGCTCTAATATAGCACCATTCTCAAAATCTGAGAGATCCTTCATTCTTCTGAATGTTTacaagaaatttatgaaaacaatccagatatatatatatatataattttaaaattctaaatattacttTATCAGAATCATATTTTCTATCttaccatatttttttcaatattagtgCCATCAGGCTCCAAACCAGGAGGTGCATCATCTGTTTCCATTCCAGGAGGAGAGGCATCTGAATTCTTGTCTGTAAgcttatcatcatcatcatcttcaTCCAATACAACATCATGTTTAAGAGTATTAACAACATTTTGCCACAATTCTAAGAATTCATCAGTGGATAGAATTTCCCTTGggtgattttttttcacatgttttCGAAACCTAAACAAGAGCAATTACCTTTAGCAATAAGAAAAGCACAAGATTAATTCTCCAAAAACCCAACCATTCCAGCTGGATAACTTTTGGTTGTCAAGAACAGGTTTCCCActgaacaatttatatattttttaataacttgtttTTCATgagtaaattttttctaaaatgtgcattaacctttttatttatctggagaatttagaaaattatacataaaaaaatgcatataaatcttttatacaatttacAGATTGTGTCCAATCTTCAAGAAATATAACACAAGTTCTATGACTTTTCTCAGAACAAAAGAAAAGTTACAATCCACTTTTTGAAGTAAAACATTAAACAAGCTCTCTTAAAAGTTTTATCTGCCAACATTTCATGAGtcttttttacacaattttaaaactcaaaactgggggtaaaaaacatttttaattatttcaaagtcaTTTCCAcactaattttaataacttcttaaaatttaattagatatataCAATTTGTaacgataattttataattaagatgaaatctaaactaatttcattattcCATTCAATCATGTGCTTTTAACCTATGTTAAAAATTGAGGGAAGAAAGGGTGTCTCTGAACATTACTTCTGAAGTTGGATTTTCCTTCtgaatagtttagttatattaatgttctgttttaaagcaacactagggctatttaagGATAGACAttgcaattttgaaccgctgtcagacgCCGAGAACGACACCCGAGTTGGCACCCCGTCTCCAAGCTTCTGTACTACACCAGCAGGAGGATGTTTGACCCTGACGGATTCAGCATGCACCAGATCAGCCTATTTACAGGTTCTtgagtggaatcgggtcttgaacctgaagcccaagcccttcggttccgaagccaagaccttactaCTAGGCCATCGTGGCTTCATTTGCATTCTGAAGTATATACACTTCTTAATTTGTACATTATAAGGTACcagtgttttttaaattcataacttttttagACTCATCAAACAGGAAAGtgaaatttgaaagtaataattttatattaatagtttaacaagtgaaaaatttaatttcccaagaaaaaaaataactacctTACATAGAGTCAGTAGACAAATTTTACCGTAAAAAAATTGTACCTTTCAagcaataagtattaaaatattacatagcATAGGTATTATTATATTGCATACTAATATTAATGTAATAGTtttgattatgtttttaaaaatctaatttcacaCAAGCTACCAAAGGTAATCGACTTCCTACATccacaatttaattgaaataaaaaagtactaattcataaaaatatcttaattttacttctgatcaGTACTtggcagaaataaaaattaagaaatgtttatttacattttaacaaacTTGAAACAgtgtcattgaaatatttaaaaaaaaaacaaacataactCCAGTTGACTGGGCTTGGAAATTCCTTCCTTGTATGGTAATTCTGCTTCGCTGTATCCCCCCTTCTTATTCCTAGAAACTATACAGAAGGGGGGGGGACCTCTGTATAGTTTCTAATTGTTAGGAAAAATGCAATAATGTGGAAAATATACATAATAGGCATTTTACTGGTTGTTGAGTTAGCTTTTGATAACAAGCCTCTAATTTTGTATCCAATTACATTGCCAAATTAGAAGCAGAAAAGGtggagtaaaagaaaaaaaaaaattgccattaaaTAAAAGGCTTATACGAAGAACAGTCAAATGTTAAGATTAGCTTAGCTACAGCaggactaaattttaaaaatgcttacatcttgaaagatatttaattttttttccaatttgtttGGATTTATCGTAATTCTATTTAAAGACGTGTTAAATAGAAGGAAATACatagtaaacattttattaatatttgcattacttctgaaaaaatcatttttgctgaaaaattatcAAGTACTTTTCTGTCAAAATTGGCAATACCTTAAAAAAAAGttctgcaattttaaatattataataattgtcCGGAAAATAACtgtgaaaataaaactttgaaaagatCGCATTTAGCTAACTGATTTTTGAAAGACAAACAGCACCTTTCAGGACCTTAATGGAAGCGGAAGATGTGTTCAAACTTGATGATGGGATAAaatgttagtttaatttttatttctttaaaattaatttttataataccaaCTGAAAttgtaaaacaacatttttagCACAGACTATCTTTACCTCTTGTTTTTTTCAAAGGGTTTAATGAAAAATCAAGTGCATTCATGGGCCCAGAGTAAAATCAAATCTGAAGAGTTTTTATGGACTATAAGTatcctgccttttttttttttaaatcctcttGTTTCTCACAAAACAGGCAATAATTTCAACAgcctaatattttcaattatttagaaatattacaaccttacattcatttttgaaagccTTCAATCATTCAGAAACTTTCCAACTATAGTAAGTTTACAATAAATATACACACATTTTTCTTATAGTTACAAAACTTTGGcactaaaagtatttaataactcactaataataatactgaaatacaatAAGCAAATGATCTGTAAAGAATAACCTTAcatgtaaaaatataacaatcagCTGAAGTGacttaaaacaaatatcaaatcTTTAAGGTGAATAAATTAAATCgtcattgaaaaatgaattttcccAAACTAAATAAGCAAAAAAGTCAATATAAGGGATATTTTCCTTCACACTAGCACTATTTCCGTAAATTAGGAGAAAACCTTTTACATAAACTTCTGAAAGCACTTCATATTGAGAGATAAAAAATCAGAcaacacattaaaaattcatcagtataattatgcaaaaacagcatgggaaatttgaattaaaaaataataataaaaagaaaaaacccTCACACAAAAATAagcaaacaagtaaaaaaaaatttaaggttcTTGTAgtaaaaataagaagtttttatagaatttcaatgACATTGAACACCCCGTCTCAATATATAAATCTtgcaactttaatatttttatttgaagcaaaataccaaaaatataaaaaaatgcaatcaatttcATAATACACATATAAAGAACAAAACATACTTCTCAAAATGGTGACTGTATAGCTGTGTAGGAATAGTTAAAAGTTCATCATAAGCTGCAGtgacttcttttaaatttttgttctcttCCTCCCAATTTACATACAAGTCCCACAACCTGTCAGAACGGAATTCTCTCCCAGCTGCCGCTAGAGCTCTTTTAAATaacctataaaataaaataagcgactttgaaataaagaagctagatgaaaacattttttataataaggaaattttttttaaagaaaaaatgttttatgttaataaatttaacatgaaacaactgttttttttttaaaatgccgGTTGGGGAAATGTTACACATGATAAATCttctaatgatataattttattaagcaATTCCTGGAAAAGCCATAAACAAAACAGTATTAGTCTCTCAACAAGTAAAAGAGGGTTATATGCAATTTCACATATTTATGGAcattatattgataataaatttataatctgaACTGAAATGCTAACAAATAATTGATGCTGTAACTTTAAATTCAGATAGACACATAGCAATTCAGTGCATTAAATGCACTatgcattcaaataaattaagtCATACAAATTTACTTTTTCGTTTTGTGTAATTAGAATCTactgaaactgaaatattaacagcaaattttcttataaatgccATTAATGATGAAAGTTACAATATTCTACAGGAAATGtttccttttcttaatttttgaatatttatgatgtattcattattagaattattGGAAGAATGCATCACTAGTAGCAGGGATACACTGGGATGAACCAAGCAAAATTTTTCTGATTGCGTTCTCAACTTCCTTCACTCATCTTGTTATGAGCCCTAGAAGATGAAACTGGATGCATATATCAAGTTGTATggaatttcattattcatttttgctattattatatatatatatatttagagagaGAGTGAGAGTTATTACCCAAGGATGTGGtactcatattttgaatttacttgtaaataatttaagttatcCAAATGgcaaagaataaattttgcatatgattaagtattttgaaaataaacagatgcaaaatcttcataattaatcaaaagaaatttcattggACTCTTTAACTGACATGCTGAAAAGTTAACATCAAATATGACCAGCACTCATAAACATATTTgagaatatttagaattaaaaaaaaaatacagaattgtttattaaactttacattagaaagaaattattattaaaacaattcaaGTCAGTACAACTGAAGAAATGAAACTGCAAAAGTGAAGAATTAAAACATTGGCAGGGAAGAGatgcataatttaaaacagaacaaAGCAACTTGGGAAAAAAATGGATATGTGTCAAAAGATAGCAACGACATTAGCACATTTCTTTGTTGAACCGAAATCAAAGATGTGATTTTGTtgaattgttcaaataaaaaagcaaaactgGACCAtgcaaagattttcaaaaaacagCTTATTATCTTTGATTGAAGAccaagaattgaaattttgaatgtaatagaATATTCAGTTCCACAATTTTATATTACcagtatttattttaacatcacattaattatttttattttaggtaatcATTTTCTACAGAAATTCAGTATGTTCCTATctcctaaaattatatttaaataaaatcattgttattCATTCAATGCAAACGAATTAAATCATACATTCTTAGTGCAATccaattgaatgtttttttttaaagaaataaaatgagtgCAACAACATATAGGAAAGATAacgaataaaataacaataacaaatacaCAAGAGTTGGAACTTTACTAGTggcaactatttatttacatggaATACAAAAGTGATTCATGTCACCATATTTTACAGATCTTCAATATAGTCGCCAGCATTGTGTACAACCCATTTTCAACAATGTGGAAATCGCAGCACCTGTTTTGTTGATAGTTCAAATGGACCGGTCTATTGCCGCAAGAATCTCTGGAATAGTTTTAAAGCGAATGCCACGAAGTGGTTTCTTCATCTTAGGAATCAAGTTAAAAGGACTTAGATCTGGGGAGTATGGTGGATCGTAAAGTATTTTCCAGCCCCATTGATCGAATAAATCAGCCACAGTTTGCGCTGCATGTGACCGAGCATTGTCATGCAAAATGATAGGGACGTTATGCAGAAAgtgttgccatttttttttctcaaaactggtCTGAGATGGTGCTCCAAAAATCAGCAGTAATACTGCGCATTGACAGTTTGCTGTGAGGGAACGATACACGTTAGGATGACACCACACAGTCGTACATGAGAATCAACATAACTTTCACATTGCTGGGGTTCtgaagaaatttcaaactttgaaGTGACCCATAATGATGCCATTCGATTGATTGGTGTTTCAGTTTTGGTTGGTACGATCTGGCCAAGTCTTGTCCAGCGTAATGATACGATGAAAAAAAGCCTTTCGCGCTCATAGCACTACAGGTGGATTCGAGCAGCATTGTATCGTAGCCATTTCTGCATTTCCGTCAAATGATGTGGAACCCATTGTGAAGCAATTTTTCTCATGCCCAGGCATTCCTTCAGAATGTGCAGCACAGCCGTATGCACAAATCTGTCAGTCGGGCCAGCTCACAAATGCCTTGTCATCGATCACTGTCCATTAGTGCGGCAATATCATGTACGTCTGCTTCGCTGACACTAGGATGAGCTGGCCGATGCATGTCTGCCACATTTTGGTGCCCTTCAATAAAGGCTTTTACCCATCTTGCAACAATTCTGTACGTTAAAGCAGATTTTCCCGAAAGCCTCTTCAAGCCCTACATGACATTGTCGTGCTGTACGACCTCTGGcacattcaatttttatccaattttgttgtttttgttttgaaaacatcCTGACAGCACTTACTTTAGATCGCAAGTTAATACAAGGATCAATTCTTTGCGTCACTCCGCATGCACGTGACATTGGAAGGACGAGCTTTTTTGCTGAGAGGTAAGGTAGGTATGTAGCTAACATGTGGTATACATGACATTCTTTGGTTTTGTTGCTTGGCGTTTTTACAGCAGTGTTGCCACTATTCAAGTTCCAACcctcatatataaaatataatatagcaacaaataaacaatgtaataaaataatatatgtttcaaaagCTTTCTAATATAATACTaacgcttttattttttcataagcaTCTTCTGAATCACTTTGctgacttttataaaaattaatataatgtatcCATAAGTCTACACTGAGTGGTATTGCTTTAGTACCCTCTTCAAAgatctgaaaaagaaaacataaaatatatagctACATTCCACATTATTAACAATACTTATATTATACTAATATAAAAGtaaacactaatattttatcaGAAGTTTTCATCGCTCTGTAGCAGAAATTTCACATCACAAATTAGTGTTTCACTTTTCATACCAGCAACATTTCGCATTTCAAATTCTTAGACATCCTCGTCTTGAAACTCCTAAAAGCAATAGAGGCAAacgctaaaaattaaataaa carries:
- the LOC129983833 gene encoding pre-mRNA-processing factor 39-like isoform X3, yielding MSKNLKCEMLLIFEEGTKAIPLSVDLWIHYINFYKSQQSDSEDAYEKIKALFKRALAAAGREFRSDRLWDLYVNWEEENKNLKEVTAAYDELLTIPTQLYSHHFEKFRKHVKKNHPREILSTDEFLELWQNVVNTLKHDVVLDEDDDDDKLTDKNSDASPPGMETDDAPPGLEPDGTNIEKNMMTTEEIELMKKKIVEKRKILHEKNEIEVGKRWSFEEAIKRPYFHVKTLERAQLKNWKDYLDYEIENGSHESTVILFERCMIACALYEDMWLKYAKYMEERQPEGASEVYERACKIHLPRKPSIHFSWAAFEEKRGNIDKAAQILDELGESIKDMLEITIRKINLERRRGNTDKVDELYLKCIADAKTAQMSSHFATKYARYLYKVRRDFVKANEILTNALKNDPSNPYILLQLIDVGFQQDPMDQSAILEAFDMALSSDMNNDQKLLFSQRKLEFLEDFSSDPQRIQEAYEEYAKMYKSHFSSRKRSAEDGEDGKEKKSKTEVNGSAVAATTAGTTASVVAADAASYQYPHSAWANYAQNSYNYQQAWTPYAATNYYSSH